A single Gammaproteobacteria bacterium DNA region contains:
- a CDS encoding adenylosuccinate synthase — MSTNAARGRCTVVVGCQWGDEGKGKIVDVLAESADIVARYQGGANAGHTVHVHGDEFILHQIPSGILHPGKRCLLGNGVVLDLPKFFAEYDALVERDIELEGRIGISQRAHLLLPYHRALDHAAEVRAREKIGTTGQGIGPAYVSKSGRRGVRVTDLGNASRLERLVERAMGDAVEELQVGEFTATELEARVWAALALAGRTLPLATDTGREIVEALTAGRSVLMEGAQGTALDLDHGTYPFVTSSNTTAAAAATGLGIGPTAISAVLGVVKAYTTRVGNGPLPTEFDEEMGERVRELGGEFGATTGRPRRCGWFDAVQARYAARVNGLTGLAVTKLDVLDSLDEIRIATGYRVDGDLTTEFPADTWSLSRVEPVLERHPGWRLPTTEARHIADLPPEARSYLDRLQELTGVPIEIVSVGSRREQIIHV, encoded by the coding sequence TTGTCGACGAACGCCGCCCGAGGCCGCTGCACGGTCGTGGTGGGTTGCCAATGGGGCGACGAGGGCAAGGGCAAGATCGTCGACGTGCTGGCGGAGTCGGCTGATATTGTCGCCCGCTACCAGGGGGGCGCCAACGCCGGTCACACCGTCCATGTGCACGGCGACGAGTTCATCCTGCACCAGATTCCCTCCGGCATCCTCCACCCCGGCAAGCGCTGTCTGCTCGGCAATGGCGTGGTCCTCGATCTGCCGAAGTTTTTCGCGGAGTACGATGCCCTGGTGGAGCGCGACATCGAGCTGGAGGGGCGGATCGGGATCAGCCAGCGCGCCCACCTGCTGCTGCCCTACCACCGCGCGCTCGACCACGCCGCGGAAGTACGCGCCCGCGAGAAGATCGGCACCACCGGACAGGGAATCGGGCCGGCCTACGTGTCCAAGTCCGGGCGGCGCGGGGTCCGCGTCACCGACCTGGGCAATGCCTCGCGCCTGGAGCGTCTGGTGGAGCGGGCCATGGGGGATGCCGTGGAGGAGCTGCAGGTCGGGGAGTTCACGGCCACGGAGCTCGAGGCCCGGGTATGGGCGGCGCTCGCACTGGCGGGCCGCACCCTGCCGCTGGCCACCGACACCGGCCGCGAGATCGTGGAAGCGCTCACCGCCGGGCGTTCGGTCCTGATGGAGGGGGCGCAGGGGACGGCGCTCGACCTCGACCACGGCACCTATCCCTTCGTGACGTCCTCCAACACCACCGCGGCCGCGGCCGCCACCGGGCTGGGGATCGGCCCGACCGCCATCAGCGCGGTGCTGGGCGTGGTCAAGGCGTACACGACGCGGGTGGGCAACGGCCCCCTGCCGACCGAGTTCGACGAGGAGATGGGCGAGCGTGTGCGTGAACTGGGCGGGGAGTTCGGCGCGACCACCGGCCGGCCGCGCCGCTGCGGCTGGTTCGACGCGGTGCAGGCGCGCTACGCGGCCCGGGTGAACGGGCTCACCGGCCTGGCGGTGACCAAGCTGGACGTACTCGACTCCCTGGACGAGATCCGGATCGCCACCGGCTACCGCGTCGACGGCGATCTCACCACGGAGTTTCCCGCCGATACGTGGTCGCTGTCCCGGGTGGAGCCCGTGCTGGAGCGGCACCCGGGGTGGCGCTTGCCGACCACGGAGGCCCGTCACATCGCCGACCTTCCGCCTGAAGCGCGCAGCTACCTCGACCGCCTGCAGGAGCTGACCGGAGTCCCCATCGAGATCGTCTCGGTCGGATCCCGGCGCGAGCAGATCATTCACGTCTGA
- the ffh gene encoding signal recognition particle protein, with amino-acid sequence MFDRLGKRLDRALGRFRQRGILTEPMIRKGLREVRRALLEADVNFKVTRDFLKRVEKRAVGEGVIRSISPGQQVVKIVHDELAGLLGEEVADLTWARKPPTVILMAGLQGSGKTTTAVKLAHLIAREGRRPLLAGCDVYRPAAGEQLRTLCGRADLPVLAGARGDDPVEVARAALDDARARGRDALIVDTAGRLQIDEPMMAELGRLRTELAATEVLLVADAMTGQEAVNIARGFDRALGLTGVVLTKLDGDARGGAALSIRGVTGRPIKFVGVGEGLDDLERVDPRRLAGRILQMGDVVGLVERAQRSIDAEAQAQIEENVLRKGRFTLEDFLVALRQVQAMGPLEQVMKMIPGMRRKLPVGNVDPKKIRHVEAIILSMTPAERSEPRLLDRSRRIRIARGSGRPVSEVNRLLKQFKEMQKLMKQMRGMAPPLNQMR; translated from the coding sequence ATGTTCGACCGCCTGGGAAAGAGGCTCGACAGGGCCCTGGGGCGCTTTCGCCAGCGGGGCATCCTCACCGAGCCCATGATCCGCAAGGGGCTGCGGGAGGTGCGCCGCGCCCTGCTCGAGGCGGACGTCAACTTCAAGGTCACCCGGGACTTCCTGAAGCGGGTGGAGAAGCGGGCGGTGGGCGAGGGGGTCATCCGCTCGATCTCGCCTGGACAGCAGGTCGTCAAGATCGTGCACGACGAGCTGGCGGGGCTGCTGGGCGAGGAGGTGGCCGACCTGACCTGGGCGCGAAAGCCGCCCACGGTGATCCTCATGGCCGGCCTGCAGGGCTCGGGAAAGACCACCACGGCCGTGAAGCTGGCGCACCTGATCGCGCGCGAGGGGCGCCGTCCGCTGCTCGCCGGGTGCGACGTGTACCGCCCGGCGGCGGGGGAGCAGCTGCGCACCCTGTGCGGGCGCGCGGACCTGCCGGTGCTGGCGGGCGCGCGCGGCGACGACCCCGTGGAGGTGGCGCGGGCCGCGCTCGATGACGCCCGCGCGCGCGGGCGCGACGCGTTAATAGTCGACACGGCGGGCCGCCTGCAGATCGACGAGCCCATGATGGCCGAGCTGGGGCGCCTGCGGACGGAGCTGGCGGCGACCGAGGTGCTGCTGGTGGCCGACGCGATGACCGGACAGGAGGCGGTGAACATCGCCCGCGGATTCGACCGGGCGCTGGGCCTCACCGGGGTGGTGCTCACCAAGCTCGACGGCGACGCGCGCGGCGGAGCGGCGCTCTCGATCCGCGGGGTCACCGGCAGGCCCATCAAGTTCGTGGGCGTGGGCGAGGGACTGGACGACCTGGAGCGGGTCGATCCCCGCCGGCTGGCGGGGCGCATCCTCCAGATGGGCGACGTGGTGGGGCTGGTGGAGCGGGCCCAGCGCTCCATCGACGCCGAGGCCCAGGCGCAGATCGAGGAGAACGTGCTGCGCAAGGGACGCTTCACCCTGGAGGACTTCCTGGTGGCGCTTCGCCAGGTGCAGGCGATGGGCCCGCTGGAGCAGGTCATGAAGATGATCCCCGGGATGAGGCGCAAACTGCCGGTGGGCAACGTCGACCCGAAGAAGATCAGGCATGTGGAGGCCATCATCCTCTCGATGACGCCCGCGGAGCGGAGCGAGCCGCGCCTCCTCGACCGCTCCCGCCGCATCCGCATCGCCCGGGGGAGCGGCCGGCCGGTGTCGGAAGTCAACCGCCTGTTGAAGCAGTTCAAGGAAATGCAGAAGTTGATGAAGCAGATGCGGGGCATGGCGCCCCCGCTGAACCAGATGCGCTGA
- the rimM gene encoding ribosome maturation factor RimM (Essential for efficient processing of 16S rRNA) encodes MDSAHPSHLVVGHLNKAHGTKGELFLWPLTADPGEAFAAGAGLHLADEAGEKPDPAFAEVRVRGVRPFKRGFLIRLEGIDSRDQAEWLAGRYVLRPLADVPPLEEGEVYYHDLLGMRVESGDGEAVGEVVEVYELSPVHLLQVARESGTALIPFARDMVRRLDREGKRLVMDLPDGLLDL; translated from the coding sequence ATGGACTCCGCCCATCCTTCGCACCTCGTCGTCGGGCACCTCAACAAGGCGCACGGCACCAAGGGCGAACTCTTTCTCTGGCCGCTGACGGCCGATCCGGGCGAGGCGTTCGCCGCCGGAGCGGGGTTGCATCTGGCCGACGAAGCCGGGGAGAAGCCGGATCCCGCGTTCGCCGAGGTCCGCGTGCGGGGGGTCCGCCCCTTCAAGCGCGGCTTTCTGATCCGGCTGGAAGGCATCGATTCCCGGGACCAGGCCGAGTGGCTTGCGGGCCGCTACGTGCTCCGGCCGCTTGCCGACGTGCCCCCGCTCGAGGAAGGGGAGGTCTATTACCACGACCTGCTGGGCATGCGCGTGGAATCCGGCGACGGGGAGGCGGTCGGAGAGGTCGTCGAGGTCTACGAGCTGAGCCCGGTGCATCTGCTCCAGGTGGCGCGCGAGTCCGGCACCGCGCTGATTCCCTTCGCGCGCGACATGGTGCGCCGGCTGGACCGCGAGGGGAAGCGGCTGGTCATGGACCTGCCGGACGGCTTGCTGGACCTCTGA
- the trmD gene encoding tRNA (guanosine(37)-N1)-methyltransferase TrmD, with protein sequence MTSDAGSGAQPGTPMRLTFVTIFPEFFEVPLATSIPGRAALAGAVQYQVVDLRDFTRDRHRTVDDAPYGGGGGMVMKPEPFFEAVESLDRAGRVILLSPRGRLFTHRDAVRLSLEPSLTLLCGHYKDVDQRVADHLADEEISIGDFVLSGGEAAALVVADAIVRLLPGVLGDHDSAASDSFYDGRRLSAPSYTRPAEYRGLPVPEVLRSGDHARIEAWREAEAERISAARRSEPPGRGGR encoded by the coding sequence GTGACGTCGGATGCCGGTTCGGGCGCGCAGCCCGGCACGCCCATGCGGCTGACCTTCGTGACGATCTTCCCGGAGTTCTTCGAGGTTCCGCTGGCCACCAGCATCCCCGGGCGAGCCGCCCTTGCGGGGGCCGTGCAGTACCAGGTCGTCGATCTGCGCGACTTCACCCGCGACCGACATCGCACCGTGGACGACGCGCCCTACGGGGGCGGCGGCGGGATGGTGATGAAGCCGGAGCCGTTCTTCGAGGCGGTGGAGTCTCTCGACCGGGCGGGCCGGGTGATCCTGCTTTCCCCCCGCGGCCGGCTCTTCACCCACCGCGACGCCGTGCGGCTCTCCCTGGAACCGTCCCTGACCCTGCTCTGCGGGCACTACAAGGACGTCGACCAGCGCGTCGCCGACCACCTCGCCGACGAGGAGATCTCGATCGGCGACTTCGTGCTGTCGGGGGGCGAGGCCGCGGCGCTGGTGGTCGCGGACGCCATCGTCCGGCTGCTGCCGGGGGTGCTTGGGGACCACGACTCGGCGGCTTCGGACTCGTTCTACGACGGCCGCCGGCTGAGCGCGCCCTCCTACACCCGTCCCGCCGAATACCGGGGTCTCCCGGTGCCCGAAGTGCTGCGCAGCGGCGACCACGCGCGCATCGAGGCCTGGCGCGAAGCGGAAGCCGAACGCATCAGCGCCGCACGTCGATCCGAGCCGCCCGGAAGGGGTGGCCGCTAA
- a CDS encoding SusC/RagA family TonB-linked outer membrane protein produces MKHNQCPTRRVWGAFALPLLAASLAFAPGLSAQQGGVITGRVTEEGSGRALASAQVYVEGSGLGTLTNSSGQFLLLNAPAGEHTVTVELVGYRSASQTVTVAAGETASVDFAIAVTALALDEIVVTGTGVATEKRRLGHTIATLDAAELENAPISDFSQLIAGREPGVVALPSSGYTGEGARIRIRGSASLSQLNEPIVYVDGIRVDRSAVQNFNGQGNPSRLDDIPPESIERVEILKGAAAATLYGTEASNGVIQIFTKRGNVGAPRFTFQTDLTGISVPTNRILPVADFAGRVCASPGCTGDGDAKRLADAVNRMSTRWGQSVSPWEPVERDLIPELLTTGFGQTYSGSVQGGSSVFQYFASARLAREDGPYDAARNFDAVEGVEPENDTNRRASIHSNFTVVPNDNLRIGVTTLYSDMEHHTPDNSNNIYGVFSSALMSQPRLANADPNLGQINYYGQPAFATLRENAYQLNFVNSQHFAGATNINFTPTENFRLDGTFGIDFTSDDAVSFRPYRWNVDGFSGSTPDGSRNVNEDRSREITADVKGSYIFSTDRIENTFLFGGQGFLRQRQSAGGSGRDFPGPGLETLSALGSESSYENWLRVTQIGGYLQDQIGWDNWLFLTVGGRWDANSAFGEAFNYAFYPKANFAVVPSEMWESETFSSLRVKGAYGTSGLQPGAFDKFTTFSSLGTEVGPGVQPSNLGNDQLKPEVSTELEFGFDLGLFNDLWSVEATYWDRTVTDAMVARQFPVTGGFTQTQLDNIGEVKASGLEIGVRGALVQRPGLSLNVFANTAYLKEEITDMGGAPPLKTGGSYPRYRNFLTEGYTPGAFFGARVADLAIPLNILAPVNGECVAPTQQQALDYFSVPRNPNSFKPLAIGNETFGTPNGGLASHNCGAGLLDSYLGKPTPDFAGSFGFNLAFLGNFELNSLLEYKIGHQVQDLSGMFRRANNFIGRNTPRSAELYAAMLNPSSSAQQRLDAAIAWAHEVEGLSPMSGMNGVYDADWIQWRELSLTYRVPASVVEGWGLSTATVNLGVRNLRLFMLGDYPGMDPEGNVLGRCNSGLSCNFLDSTEGWGIPVPRRLTLSTRFTF; encoded by the coding sequence ATGAAACACAACCAATGTCCAACACGTAGGGTGTGGGGCGCCTTTGCGCTTCCCCTGCTGGCCGCCAGCCTGGCCTTTGCGCCCGGCCTGAGCGCGCAGCAGGGCGGAGTGATCACGGGCCGCGTCACGGAGGAAGGCTCCGGTCGCGCCCTTGCCTCCGCCCAGGTGTACGTCGAGGGCTCCGGCCTCGGAACCCTCACCAACTCAAGCGGGCAGTTTCTGCTGCTCAACGCCCCCGCCGGGGAGCACACGGTCACCGTCGAGCTGGTCGGCTACCGCTCCGCCTCGCAGACGGTGACGGTGGCGGCGGGCGAGACCGCCAGCGTCGACTTCGCCATCGCCGTGACCGCGCTCGCCCTCGACGAGATCGTGGTGACCGGAACCGGCGTCGCCACCGAGAAGCGCAGGCTCGGCCATACCATCGCGACGCTCGATGCCGCCGAACTCGAGAACGCCCCCATCTCCGACTTCAGCCAGCTCATCGCCGGCCGCGAGCCCGGCGTGGTGGCGCTGCCTTCCTCGGGCTACACCGGCGAAGGCGCCCGCATCCGCATCCGCGGGTCGGCGTCGCTCTCGCAGCTCAACGAGCCCATCGTCTACGTCGACGGGATCCGGGTGGACCGCTCCGCCGTGCAGAACTTCAACGGCCAGGGCAACCCATCCCGCCTGGACGACATCCCTCCAGAGTCCATCGAGCGGGTCGAGATTCTGAAGGGCGCCGCGGCCGCGACGCTCTACGGAACCGAGGCCTCGAACGGCGTGATCCAGATCTTCACCAAGCGGGGCAACGTCGGCGCGCCGCGCTTCACCTTCCAGACGGACCTGACCGGGATCTCGGTGCCTACCAACCGCATCCTGCCGGTCGCGGACTTCGCCGGGCGGGTATGCGCCAGCCCAGGATGCACCGGAGACGGTGACGCCAAGAGGCTGGCCGATGCAGTGAACCGGATGTCAACGCGCTGGGGACAGTCGGTCTCCCCCTGGGAGCCGGTCGAGCGCGACCTCATCCCCGAGCTCCTCACCACCGGTTTCGGCCAGACCTACTCCGGGTCGGTTCAGGGCGGTTCCAGCGTGTTCCAGTACTTTGCCTCGGCGCGCCTTGCCAGAGAGGACGGTCCCTACGATGCCGCGCGGAACTTCGACGCGGTGGAGGGAGTCGAGCCGGAGAACGACACCAACCGGCGGGCTTCGATCCATTCGAACTTCACGGTGGTCCCGAACGACAATCTCCGCATTGGCGTGACCACGCTCTATTCGGACATGGAGCACCACACGCCCGACAACTCCAACAACATCTACGGGGTGTTCTCGTCCGCGCTGATGTCACAGCCGCGGCTCGCCAACGCCGACCCGAACCTGGGGCAGATCAACTACTACGGCCAGCCGGCCTTCGCCACGCTGCGCGAGAACGCGTACCAGTTGAACTTCGTGAACTCGCAGCACTTCGCGGGTGCCACCAACATCAACTTCACGCCGACCGAGAACTTCCGCCTCGACGGAACCTTCGGCATCGACTTCACCTCCGACGACGCGGTCTCCTTCCGGCCCTACCGCTGGAACGTGGACGGCTTCTCCGGCTCGACGCCGGACGGCAGCAGGAACGTCAACGAGGACCGCAGCCGGGAGATCACGGCGGACGTCAAGGGATCCTACATCTTCAGCACCGACCGGATCGAGAACACGTTCCTGTTCGGCGGCCAGGGATTCCTGCGCCAGCGGCAGTCCGCGGGCGGAAGCGGACGCGATTTCCCGGGCCCGGGTCTGGAGACCCTGTCGGCGCTCGGTTCCGAGTCTTCCTACGAAAACTGGCTCAGGGTCACGCAGATCGGCGGATACCTGCAGGACCAGATCGGGTGGGACAACTGGCTTTTCCTCACCGTCGGTGGGCGCTGGGACGCGAACTCGGCGTTCGGTGAAGCGTTCAACTACGCCTTCTATCCGAAGGCCAACTTCGCGGTCGTACCCAGCGAGATGTGGGAGAGCGAGACCTTCTCCTCACTGCGCGTCAAGGGCGCGTACGGCACCTCCGGACTGCAGCCGGGCGCCTTCGACAAGTTCACGACCTTCTCGTCGCTGGGCACCGAGGTGGGTCCGGGCGTCCAGCCCTCCAACCTGGGCAACGACCAGTTGAAGCCCGAGGTGTCCACCGAGTTGGAATTCGGCTTCGACCTGGGGCTCTTCAACGATCTCTGGTCCGTTGAGGCGACGTACTGGGATCGCACGGTTACCGACGCCATGGTGGCACGCCAGTTCCCGGTGACGGGCGGATTCACCCAGACGCAGCTCGACAACATCGGCGAAGTGAAGGCTTCCGGCCTCGAGATCGGCGTGCGCGGCGCCCTGGTGCAGCGGCCGGGTCTCTCGCTGAACGTCTTCGCCAACACCGCCTACCTCAAGGAAGAGATCACCGACATGGGCGGTGCTCCTCCCCTGAAGACCGGGGGCAGCTACCCGCGCTACCGCAACTTCCTGACCGAGGGCTACACGCCCGGGGCCTTCTTCGGCGCCAGGGTCGCAGACCTGGCCATTCCGCTGAACATTCTCGCTCCGGTCAACGGCGAGTGCGTGGCTCCCACCCAACAGCAGGCTCTGGACTACTTCAGCGTGCCCCGCAACCCCAACAGCTTCAAACCGCTGGCGATCGGCAACGAAACCTTCGGTACGCCGAACGGCGGGCTGGCGTCCCACAACTGCGGAGCGGGGCTGCTCGACAGCTATCTCGGCAAGCCCACCCCGGACTTCGCCGGTTCCTTCGGATTCAACCTGGCGTTCCTGGGCAATTTCGAGCTCAACTCGCTGCTGGAGTACAAGATCGGTCACCAGGTGCAGGACCTGTCGGGGATGTTCCGGCGGGCCAACAACTTCATCGGCCGCAACACGCCGCGCTCCGCAGAGCTCTACGCGGCCATGCTGAACCCGAGTTCGTCCGCGCAACAGCGGCTCGATGCCGCGATCGCGTGGGCCCACGAGGTCGAAGGGCTCTCGCCGATGAGCGGGATGAACGGGGTGTACGACGCCGACTGGATCCAGTGGCGCGAGCTGTCGCTCACCTACCGGGTGCCGGCATCGGTCGTCGAGGGCTGGGGCCTTTCCACCGCCACCGTGAACCTGGGTGTGCGCAACCTCCGGCTCTTCATGCTGGGCGACTACCCGGGCATGGATCCCGAAGGCAACGTCCTCGGGCGCTGCAACTCGGGCCTGAGCTGCAATTTCCTGGACTCGACGGAGGGCTGGGGCATTCCGGTGCCGCGTCGCCTCACGCTGTCCACGCGCTTCACGTTCTGA
- the rplS gene encoding 50S ribosomal protein L19, with amino-acid sequence MGDLLQELDREHVRTDLPDFAAGDTVRVRYRVREGRKERIQVFEGVCIARRGGGMGETFTVRKISGGIGVERIFPYLSPWIEGVDVVRRGRVRRAKLYYLRGLRGKAARIPEKRTR; translated from the coding sequence ATGGGCGATCTGCTGCAGGAACTCGACAGGGAGCATGTGCGCACCGATCTGCCGGACTTCGCCGCGGGCGACACGGTGCGGGTCCGCTACCGGGTTCGCGAGGGCCGCAAGGAACGAATCCAGGTCTTCGAGGGCGTATGCATCGCCCGGCGCGGCGGGGGCATGGGCGAGACCTTCACCGTGCGCAAGATCTCGGGTGGGATCGGGGTGGAGCGCATCTTCCCCTACCTGTCGCCCTGGATCGAGGGCGTCGACGTGGTGCGGCGGGGGCGTGTGAGGCGGGCGAAGCTCTACTACCTGCGCGGCTTGCGCGGGAAAGCGGCGCGCATTCCGGAGAAGCGCACCCGCTGA
- a CDS encoding ribonuclease HII, whose amino-acid sequence MTPGPGVDSGLRIPLHYERGFWSRALSWVAGVDEAGRGPLAGPVVAAAVVLREGVGVEGADDSKRVSREEREEVARRIREQAVAVTVGAASAREIDEINILRATARAMERAIRRLPRHPDHVVVDGLPMRGLAWQHEAVVGGDALVHSVACASIVAKVCRDRLMTRLARRYPEYGWERNMGYGTEEHRDAIRRVGPTPHHRMTFGLEQLELRMTGEEAGPGPPV is encoded by the coding sequence ATGACGCCGGGACCAGGCGTTGATTCGGGGCTCCGGATCCCGCTCCACTACGAGCGCGGGTTCTGGAGCCGCGCTCTTTCGTGGGTCGCGGGCGTGGACGAAGCGGGCCGGGGGCCGCTCGCGGGTCCGGTGGTGGCTGCGGCCGTGGTTCTGCGGGAAGGAGTCGGCGTGGAGGGAGCGGACGACTCCAAGCGGGTGTCGCGCGAGGAGCGGGAAGAGGTGGCGCGGCGGATCCGGGAGCAGGCGGTCGCGGTCACCGTGGGGGCCGCATCGGCGCGCGAGATCGACGAGATCAACATCCTGCGGGCAACGGCGCGCGCCATGGAGCGGGCGATTCGCCGCCTGCCCCGACACCCCGACCACGTCGTGGTGGACGGTCTGCCGATGCGCGGCCTTGCCTGGCAGCACGAGGCGGTGGTTGGCGGCGACGCCCTGGTGCACTCGGTGGCCTGCGCCTCCATCGTGGCCAAGGTGTGCCGGGACCGGCTCATGACCCGCCTTGCTCGCCGTTATCCGGAGTACGGCTGGGAGCGGAACATGGGCTACGGCACGGAGGAGCACCGCGACGCCATCCGGCGCGTCGGCCCCACGCCCCATCACCGGATGACGTTCGGGCTGGAGCAACTGGAACTCCGGATGACGGGAGAGGAAGCGGGGCCGGGCCCCCCGGTGTAG
- a CDS encoding M23 family metallopeptidase, which yields MWVGLAGLLLTVVLGLAFLILREAPLPELAPVEVGWEPALPVQGHLFLIRVTAPGVDGMVSAAGEAGGEELHFQQDGSVSTPPAPTPADEEAAADDETLATTVLVSLAPVPIGATDSIDAWVTASYADGRTQTDSLRIAIVAGEYEHERLTVAPRFGSPLNEEDQARLRSDQAKANQVAREAHATPRLWSPQVVLPRDSRVTSGFGTGREFNGQISSRHMGLDLAGVPGDTVRAAADGVVALVDGFLLAGNIVYLNHGGGLLTGYFHLSGQLVEAGDTVTAGSPIGLVGATGRVTGPHLHWVVRYGTTSVDPRSLLALSGN from the coding sequence GTGTGGGTCGGGCTCGCGGGCCTGCTCCTGACCGTGGTGCTGGGGTTGGCGTTTCTCATACTTCGGGAAGCGCCGCTGCCGGAGCTTGCGCCGGTCGAGGTGGGTTGGGAACCCGCTCTGCCCGTTCAGGGCCATCTCTTCCTCATCCGCGTGACGGCGCCGGGGGTGGACGGCATGGTGTCGGCCGCGGGAGAGGCCGGAGGCGAGGAGCTGCACTTCCAGCAGGACGGCTCCGTGTCGACGCCCCCCGCGCCGACGCCCGCGGACGAGGAGGCCGCCGCAGACGACGAAACACTCGCCACCACCGTGCTGGTGAGCCTGGCGCCGGTTCCCATCGGAGCCACCGATTCCATCGACGCCTGGGTCACGGCGAGCTACGCCGACGGCCGCACCCAGACCGACTCGCTGCGCATCGCAATCGTGGCGGGGGAGTACGAGCACGAGCGCCTGACCGTGGCGCCGCGCTTCGGGTCGCCGCTGAACGAGGAGGACCAGGCGCGGCTGCGGAGCGACCAGGCCAAGGCCAACCAGGTGGCGCGCGAGGCGCACGCGACCCCGCGGCTGTGGAGTCCGCAGGTGGTGCTTCCGCGCGACTCCCGCGTGACCAGCGGCTTCGGCACCGGCCGCGAGTTCAACGGCCAGATCTCCAGCCGCCACATGGGGCTCGACCTGGCCGGGGTCCCCGGTGACACGGTCCGCGCGGCGGCCGACGGGGTGGTGGCGCTGGTGGACGGCTTCCTGCTGGCGGGCAACATCGTCTACCTGAACCACGGCGGCGGGCTGCTGACCGGCTACTTTCACCTGAGCGGACAGCTGGTGGAGGCGGGCGACACGGTCACTGCCGGGAGCCCCATCGGGCTGGTCGGGGCCACCGGCCGGGTCACCGGCCCGCACCTGCACTGGGTGGTGCGCTACGGCACCACCAGCGTCGATCCCCGCAGCCTGCTGGCGCTGTCCGGGAATTGA
- a CDS encoding FAD-dependent oxidoreductase, which translates to MKNPDVVIAGAGIMGASCAWHLARRGLRVLVAEMDVAPAMGSTGRSAAGVRVQFTTAANIGLSMYSLPVYREFPERHGHEVGYRDIGYLLLVPHDKWERHLESVALQKSLGAPVEVVDPGDAQRYVDFETEGLAGTTYGPWDGVIDPHMATHAWVAMGRELGVRYRFSSPVTGVRAEGKRWRVECGREVFSCAHFVNAGGAWSGTVAELAGLHLPVGPKRINIFLSAPVRDTRTYPLTIDLATGVYLRSEGDRVLFGLDDLTQAYGFTEGVNWEWLEHVFLTGVERFPWWEDLGVDRRGSWWGYYGVTPDNSPIIGFNPGARGWIDACGFSGHGIMHAPATGLAVSELIADGEAHTVDVTAFRHGRFGDDIPVEANIF; encoded by the coding sequence TTGAAGAACCCCGACGTCGTCATCGCCGGCGCCGGCATCATGGGCGCCTCCTGCGCCTGGCACCTGGCCCGCCGCGGGCTGCGCGTGCTGGTGGCCGAGATGGACGTGGCGCCCGCCATGGGCTCCACCGGCAGGAGCGCCGCCGGCGTGCGCGTCCAGTTCACGACCGCCGCGAACATCGGCCTCTCGATGTACTCCCTCCCCGTCTACCGGGAATTCCCGGAGCGCCACGGCCACGAGGTCGGCTACCGGGACATCGGCTACCTGCTCCTGGTGCCCCACGACAAGTGGGAGCGGCACCTGGAGTCGGTCGCGCTGCAGAAGAGCCTGGGAGCGCCCGTGGAGGTGGTCGACCCGGGCGACGCCCAGCGCTACGTCGACTTCGAGACGGAAGGGCTGGCGGGCACCACCTACGGGCCGTGGGACGGGGTGATCGACCCCCACATGGCCACCCACGCCTGGGTGGCGATGGGCCGGGAGCTGGGGGTGCGCTACCGGTTCTCCTCCCCCGTGACCGGGGTGAGGGCGGAAGGGAAGAGGTGGCGGGTCGAGTGCGGCCGCGAAGTCTTCTCGTGCGCGCACTTCGTGAACGCCGGGGGTGCGTGGTCGGGAACGGTCGCGGAGCTGGCCGGGCTGCATCTCCCCGTGGGGCCGAAGCGCATCAACATCTTTCTCAGCGCGCCCGTGCGCGACACGCGCACCTATCCCCTCACCATCGACCTCGCCACTGGCGTGTACCTGCGCAGCGAAGGCGACCGCGTACTCTTCGGCCTCGACGATCTTACCCAGGCGTACGGCTTCACCGAAGGAGTGAACTGGGAGTGGCTCGAGCACGTTTTTCTCACTGGCGTCGAGCGCTTCCCCTGGTGGGAGGACCTCGGGGTCGACCGCCGCGGGAGCTGGTGGGGGTACTACGGCGTCACCCCGGACAACAGCCCGATCATCGGTTTCAATCCGGGCGCTCGTGGATGGATCGACGCGTGCGGCTTCTCCGGACACGGGATTATGCACGCCCCGGCCACCGGGCTCGCGGTGTCGGAGCTGATCGCGGACGGCGAGGCGCACACCGTCGACGTGACCGCCTTCCGCCACGGCCGTTTCGGTGACGACATCCCGGTCGAGGCCAACATCTTTTGA